The Streptomyces sp. WZ-12 genome segment TCGGGGGCTTGGCGGTCGTTGTGGCCTTCCGGCTTTCTGACCTTCTGGCCTTCTGGGCTTGTTCGTGGGGTGCGTTGGGCGCCGGCGTCTGAGGCGGGTGCTTCTGGCGTGGGGTGCTCGGTGGCGGGTGGTTGGCTTCTTGTGGGTGACTGGCAGGTGCGTGGCTCTCGGGGTGGGTGGATGAGCGGCGCCTCCCTCCCGCGTACCGGGTCCGTTGCCGGCGGCGTGTAGCCGTGCCCGTGCCCCGGCGTGGGCGCATGGCCGTGCCTGCTGTTGAGCGGCGGCGGATGGGCGGTGGGTCAGCGCTGGTCACTGTCCCGTCCGCTGCCTTCGCCCCGTGCGCGGAGTTATCCACAGGGGTGGTGGCCCGGCGCGCACGACGCGAAAGTGGAGTCATGCGGGGGGTGTGGCGAGAACTGGCGGGGCTGGTGCTGCCGGTCGACTGTGCGGGGTGTGGTCAGCCGCGTACGGAGCTGTGTGCGGAGTGCCGGCGGGCGCTGTGGCGCGGTGGTCGCGGTGCCGGGCGGGTACGGCCGTGGCCGGTGCCCGCGGGGCTGCCGCGGGTGTGGGCCGGTGCGCCGTACGCCGACGAGGTACGGGCTGTGCTGCTGGCCCACAAGGAGCGCGGCGCGCTGCGGCTGGCCGCGCCGCTCGGAGCAGTGCTGGCGGGGGCGGTGCGGGGGGTGGGGGGGGCGGGGGCACCCCCCTCCTGCTGGTGCCGGTGCCCTCCGCCCGCAAGGCCGTCGCCGGTCGTGGTCACGACCCCGTGCGCAGGATCGCGTGGGTGGCCGCCGCCGAGCTGCGGCGGGCGGGGCGCGGGGTGCGGGTGTTGGCGGTGTTGCGGCAGCGTCGTGCGGTGGCCGATCAGGCGGGGCTGGCCGCCCGACAGCGGCTGTTGAACGTCGCGGGTGCACTGGAGGTGCCGGGCGCGGCCGGCAGGCTGCTGACGGGGGCGCGGGTGGTGCTGGTGGACGATCTGGTGACGACGGGGGCCACGCTCGCCGAGGCGGCGCGGGCGCTGAGGGCGGCCGGGGGCCGGGTGGTGGGTGCGGCGGTGGTGGCTGCACCCCGTAGTTCTTTCCTTTTCAACGGAAGCTGAGGTGTTCCAACGGGAAGCTGAGGAGTGTTACGAGAGCCGGGGCGATTGCGCCCCTCGAATCGGGGGGGCCGGGGCTGCCGGCCGCACCCGCACGCAACGCCTGGTGCCGGACGCAGGACCGGGTGCGGGACCGGACACCGGATCGAACTCCGGACACCCCGCAAGACCGGACCCCGCGGGTTTCTCTCCTCGGATCTCCCCTCGATGCCGGGTAACGCGAGCGGCAAAGGGAACTGGGCCGGGAACGGCGTCGTTGCTGGTAGTGAGGGGCGATTTTCACTCAAACGGAGCTGGTCGTGGCGAGGGGGTGCCGACACCCGTCCAGTAGAGCTATGTTCGGTTGTGAGGACTTGGCAGACGCTTTGCCTCGGATGTCGTATTGCATGCGTTTCGGGGTTTTTCGCCGATCCTGAAAAGTGGGAGTGGAGAGCTCGTCCTTGGGGGAGGAGGAGGTGAAAGTCGCCAGTCCGAGGCTCCGGCACTCACCGGGGCCTGGTGCAAGAAGGAGCTGCTCCGCTTGCTGAGCGGGGCGATCCGGGAACGGAGTTCTGCGTGGACATCGTCGTCAAGGGCCGCAAGACCGAGGTGCCCGAGCGGTTCCGCAAGCACGTGGCCGAGAAGCTGAAGCTGGACAAGGTCCAGAAGCTCGATGGCAAGGCAATCAGCCTGGACGTCGAGGTGTCCAAGGAGCCCAACCCGCGGCAGGCCGACCGTTCTGACCGAGTGGAGATCACCCTCCGCTCCCGTGGCCCGGTGGTCCGGGCCGAGGCGGCCGCAGCCGACCCGTACGCCGCTCTGGACCTGGCCACGGCCAAGCTGGAGGCGCGCCTGCGGAAACAGAACGACAAGCGTCACTCGCGCCGTGGCAACGGACGCATCCCGGCGAGCGAGGTCGCGGTCACCGTCCCCGACGCGGCGCGGCTGAACGGCCATGGCCTGACGGCCGCGGAGGAAGCCGCGGAGGCGGTGAAGGTGCCGACCACCCGGATGGGATCGCTGGAGATCCAGGGCGAAGGGCCCGTGGTCGTCCGGGAGAAGACCCACTCCGCCGCGCCGATGGCGCTCGACCAGGCGCTCTACGAGATGGAGTTGGTCGGACACGACTTCTATCTCTTCGTCGACGCCGAGACCAAGCAGCCGAGTGTCGTCTACCGGCGGCACGCCTATGACTACGGCGTCATCCACTTGAATTCCGACGCGTTCGGAGAGGAATCGCCCGGCGGTGCAGGGGGCGCACTGGGCGGCTGATCCCCACCCGTTAGGTGCCCCCGGCGCACGCCCGGGGGCACCATCGTGCCTGCGGAAGGCTGGAGTTGAAGCCGTATAGTGTTTGTGCCAGCCGGGGAGTATGTGGGCACGAAACGGCGACATGCCGGGGAGACGGTCGTATGGCATTGATCGGGCTGGCCGCAAAGGGCTGTTGTCAACCAGCCTTATATCCAAGCTCTGGCCTTCGGCCGAGTGGTTGACGGGGAGGAACCATGGGGGAGAGTTTCGGGCCCGCGCGGGGTGATGCGGACGGCGACGTCTGCGGCGTGGGGGTCGACGAGGGGGAGAGCGCGCGAGTGCCGCGCAAGGAGCCGATCCGCGTCCTCGTCGTGGACGACCATGCGCTCTTCCGTCGCGGCCTGGAGATCGTGCTGGCGCAGGAGGAGGACATCCAGGTCGTCGGCGAGGCGGGGGACGGCGCGGAGGCGGTCGACAAGGCCGCCGACCTGCTCCCCGACATCGTGCTGATGGACGTGCGGATGCCTCGGCGCGGCGGGATCGAGGCGTGTACCTCCATCAAGGAGGTGGCGCCCAGCGCGAAGATCATCATGCTGACGATCAGCGACGAGGAGGCCGACCTCTACGACGCGATCAAGGCCGGCGCCACCGGATACCTCCTCAAGGAGATCTCCACCGACGAGGTGGCCACCGCGATCCGGGCGGTCGCGGACGGCCAGTCGCAGATCAGCCCGTCGATGGCGTCCAAGCTGCTGACGGAGTTCAAGTCGATGATCCAGCGCACCGACGAGCGCCGGCTGGTACCGGCGCCCCGGCTCACCGACCGCGAGCTGGAGGTGCTCAAGCTCGTCGCCACGGGCATGAACAACCGTGATATCGCCAAGGAGTTGTTCATCTCCGAGAACACCGTCAAGAATCACGTGCGCAACATCCTGGAGAAGCTGCAACTGCATTCCCGGATGGAAGCCGTGGTCTATGCGATGCGGGAGAAGATCCTCGAAATCCGGTGAGGCCGGGGGCGGTTCGCCCCCGAGCCGGTGCCGGACGGTGTGGGTCAGCCCGTGGCGTCCTGTCGGGCGCCGTGGGATAGGGGGATGTCCTGCCCGTCGGTACGGGCGAGTTCGGTGTGCAGGGCGGCGGCCAGTCGTGGGTCGTCGCAGCGCTCGATGCGGACGGCGTCGCAGTCGACCCAGGTCGCCGCCTCGCGGAGGGCCTGGGCCATGGGGCGTACGGCCTTGGGGCCGTGCAGGGAGAGTTGGCGGGCGACGAGCGTGGTGCCCTCGCGGGCCGGGTCGACGCGGCCCATCAGCTTGCCGCCGGCCAGCAGGGGCATCGCGAAGTAGCCGTGTATCCGCTGGGGCTTGGGGACGTACGCCTCCAGGCGGTGGGTGAAGTCGAAGATCCGCTCGGTGCGCGGGCGGTCCCAGATGAGGGAGTCGAACGGGGAGAGCAGGGTCGTGCGGTGCCGGCCGCGGGGCGGCGCGGCGAGCGCCTCGGGGTCGGCCCAGGCGGGCTTGGCCCAGCCCTCGACCGTGACCGGCACCAGTCCGGTGTCCTCGATGACGGCCGCCACCTGCTCGCCCCTGAGACGGTGGTAGTCGGCCAGGTCCGCGCGGGTGGCCACGCCCATCGCGGCGCCGGCCTGGGCGACCAGGCGCCGTATGCACTCCGTGTCATCGAGGTCGTCGTGCAGCAGCGGCCCGGGGACGGCGCGCTCGGCGAGGTCGTAGACCCGCTTCCAGCCGCGGCGCTCGGTGCAGACCACCTCGCCGGTGTCCAGCAGCCACTCCACCGCGATCTTGGTCTCGGACCAGTCCCACCACTCGCCGCCCTTCCGGCCTCCGCCCAACTGCGAGGTGGTCAGCGGCCCTTCGGCCGTCAGCCGCTCCAGGACGGCGGCGCAGGAGCGGGCGGAGTCCTTCATGACGTGCCAGCGGTGGCCCTTGGCCCGTCGGGCGCGGCGGCGGAAGGCGAAGTGCGGCCACTCCTCGATGGGCAGGATGCAGGCGGCGTGCGACCAGTACTCGAAGCTGTGCGGCCGGGCCGGGGAGCCGTCCGCGGGGCCCGCCGACCAGTAGGCGGCCTCGATGGCGGGGCGGCCGACGGCGCCGAGGCGGGCGTAGGGGACCAGCTCGTGGGAGCGGGCGAGCACCGAGATCGTGTCGAGCTGGACCGCGCCCAGGCTGCGCAGCATCCCGCGGACGCCGGCCCGTCGGTCGGGGGCGCCGAGCAGGCCCTGGGCCCGCAGCGCCAGCCGTCTGGCGTCGTCGGCGGACAGGGTGGTCACAGGGGGTGGCGTGGGCTGTCGCTGCGTCACGGCGGTCATGGGGCACAGCGTAGGTGCGGGCACTGACAACGCCCCGCGATCAGGTCGTTGGGACGGTCGGGCGGAAAGTTTTCCGGCACCTTCTCGCGGGCTCGTGCGTTGACGTGGCGAGGGGTCGGCGGGCTCGGTGGCGGCGGACCTCCCGGCCGGACAGTGTCCTCCTTTACGATGGCCGTTGCGGCGGGGCCTGCCCCCTGGAAACATGCCGCGCCCGCGCACTCGACCGTGCAGGCCCGACCGGCAAGGAGACCAGCCCAAGTGTCCGTCTTGACGAAGATCATGCGTGCAGGCGAAGGAAAGATCCTGCGCAGACTGCACCGCATCGCGGGCCAGGTGAACTCCATCGAGGAGGACTTCGCGGCCCTCTCCGACGCCGAGCTGCGGGCGCTCACCGACGAGTACAAGCAGCGCTTCGCCGACGGTGAGAGCCTCGACGACCTGCTGCCCGAGGCGTTCGCCACGGTCCGCGAGGCCGCCAAGCGCGTGCTCGGTCAGCGGCACTACGACGTCCAGCTCATGGGCGGCGCGGCGCTGCACCTCGGTTATGTCGCGGAGATGAAGACCGGTGAGGGCAAGACCCTGGTCGGTACCCTCCCGGCGTATCTGAACGCGCTGTCCGGCGAGGGCGTCCACCTGATCACGGTCAACGACTACTTGGCCGAGCGCGACTCCGAAATGATGGGCCGGGTCCACAAGTTCCTGGGCCTGAAGGTCGGCTGCATCCTGGCCGACATGACGCCGGCTCAGCGTCGCGAGCAGTACAACTGCGACATCACCTACGGCACCAACAACGAGTTCGGCTTCGACTACCTGCGCGACAACATGGCGTGGTCGAAGGACGAACTGGTCCAGCGCGGCCACAACTTCGCGATCGTCGACGAGGTCGACTCGATCCTCGTGGACGAGGCCCGTACGCCGTTGATCATCTCCGGTCCGGCGGACTCGGCCACCAAGTGGTACGGCGACTTCGCCAAGTTGGTGCAGCGCCTGAAGCGGGGCGAGCCGGCCAACCCGCAGCGCGGGGTCGAGGAGTCCGGCGACTACGACGTCGACGAGAAGAAGCGCACCGTCGGCATCCACGAGTCCGGCGTCGGCAAGGTCGAGGACTGGCTGGGCATCGACAACCTCTACGAGTCGGTGAACACCCCGCTGGTCGGCTACCTCAACAACGCGATCAAGGCCAAGGAGCTGTTCAAGCTCGACAAGGACTACGTCGTCATCGACGGCGAGGTCATGATCGTCGACGAGCACACCGGTCGTATCCTCGCCGGTCGTCGCTACAACGAGGGCATGCACCAGGCCATCGAGGCCAAGGAGGGGGTGGAGATCAAGGACGAGAACCAGACGCTCGCCACGATCACCCTCCAGAACTTCTTCCGCCTCTACAACAAGCTCTCCGGCATGACCGGTACGGCCATGACCGAGGCCGCGGAGTTCCACCAGATCTACAAGCTGGGCGTCGTCCCGATCCCGACGAACCGCCCGATGGTCCGCAAGGACCAGGCGGACCTGATCTACCGCACCGAGCCCGCGAAGTTCGACGCGGTCGTCGAGGACATCGCCGTGAAGCACGGGAAGGGCCAGCCGATCCTGGTCGGCACCACCTCGGTCGAGAAGTCCGAGTACCTCTCGCAGCAGCTCAAGAAGCGCGGCATCGCCCACGAGGTGCTCAACGCCAAGCAGCACGACCGGGAGGCGACGATCGTCGCCCAGGCCGGCCGCAAGGGCGCGGTGACGGTCGCCACCAACATGGCCGGTCGCGGTACGGACATCAAGCTCGGCGGCAACCCCGATGACCTCGCCGAGACCGAGCTGCGCCAGGCGGGGCTGGACCCGGTCGAGCACGTGGAGGAGTGGGCGGCCGCGCTGCCCGCCGCCCTGGAGCGTGCCGAGGCGGCCGTCAAGGCGGAGTTCGAGGAGGTCAAGGAGCTCGGCGGGCTCTACGTCCTGGGCACCGAGCGGCACGAGTCGCGGCGGATCGACAACCAGTTGCGCGGTCGTTCCGGCCGGCAGGGCGACCCGGGCGAGTCGCGGTTCTACCTCTCCCTGGGCGACGACCTGATGCGGCTGTTCAAGGCGCAGATGGTCGAGCGCGTCATGGCGATGGCCAACGTGCCCGATGACGTGCCGATCGAGAACAAGATGGTGACGCGGGCGATCGCCTCCGCCCAATCGCAGGTCGAGCAGCAGAACTTCGAGACCCGCAAGAACGTCCTGAAGTACGACGAGGTCCTCAACCGCCAGCGCGAGGTCATCTACGGCGAGCGGCGCCGCGTCCTGGAGGGCGAGGACCTCCAGGAGCAGGTCAAGCACTTCATGGACGGCACCATCGACGCCTACATCCAGGCGGAGACCGTCGAGGGCTTCGCCGAGGAGTGGGACCTGGACCGCCTGTGGGGCGCGTTCAAGCAGCTCTACCCGGTCAAGGCGAGCATCGAGGAGCTGGAGGAGGAGGTCGGCGACCGCGCGGGCCTGACCTCGGAGTTCATCGCGGACGCCATCAAGGACGACATCCACGAGCAGTACGCGGCCCGTGAGGAGCAGCTCGGCTCGGAGATCATGCGGGAGCTGGAGCGGCGCGTGGTGCTGTCCGTCCTGGACCGCAAGTGGCGCGAGCACCTCTACGAGATGGACTACCTCCAGGAGGGCATCGGCCTGCGGGCGATGGCCCAGAAGGACCCGCTGGTCGAGTACCAGCGCGAGGGCTTCGACATGTTCACCGCGATGATGGAGGGCATCAAGGAGGAGTCCGTCGGCTATCTGTTCAACCTGGAGGTCCAGGTGGAGCAGCAGGTCGAGGAGGTTCCGGTGGAGGAGTCCGGGGACCG includes the following:
- the secA gene encoding preprotein translocase subunit SecA; its protein translation is MSVLTKIMRAGEGKILRRLHRIAGQVNSIEEDFAALSDAELRALTDEYKQRFADGESLDDLLPEAFATVREAAKRVLGQRHYDVQLMGGAALHLGYVAEMKTGEGKTLVGTLPAYLNALSGEGVHLITVNDYLAERDSEMMGRVHKFLGLKVGCILADMTPAQRREQYNCDITYGTNNEFGFDYLRDNMAWSKDELVQRGHNFAIVDEVDSILVDEARTPLIISGPADSATKWYGDFAKLVQRLKRGEPANPQRGVEESGDYDVDEKKRTVGIHESGVGKVEDWLGIDNLYESVNTPLVGYLNNAIKAKELFKLDKDYVVIDGEVMIVDEHTGRILAGRRYNEGMHQAIEAKEGVEIKDENQTLATITLQNFFRLYNKLSGMTGTAMTEAAEFHQIYKLGVVPIPTNRPMVRKDQADLIYRTEPAKFDAVVEDIAVKHGKGQPILVGTTSVEKSEYLSQQLKKRGIAHEVLNAKQHDREATIVAQAGRKGAVTVATNMAGRGTDIKLGGNPDDLAETELRQAGLDPVEHVEEWAAALPAALERAEAAVKAEFEEVKELGGLYVLGTERHESRRIDNQLRGRSGRQGDPGESRFYLSLGDDLMRLFKAQMVERVMAMANVPDDVPIENKMVTRAIASAQSQVEQQNFETRKNVLKYDEVLNRQREVIYGERRRVLEGEDLQEQVKHFMDGTIDAYIQAETVEGFAEEWDLDRLWGAFKQLYPVKASIEELEEEVGDRAGLTSEFIADAIKDDIHEQYAAREEQLGSEIMRELERRVVLSVLDRKWREHLYEMDYLQEGIGLRAMAQKDPLVEYQREGFDMFTAMMEGIKEESVGYLFNLEVQVEQQVEEVPVEESGDRAEAAQGDGDAVPAAAGAGRPEIHAKGLEAPQRPDRLHFTAPKVDGDGSVIEGDFVSDLESDGRARSESDGLTRAERRKAQKGGGRRRKK
- the hpf gene encoding ribosome hibernation-promoting factor, HPF/YfiA family, which codes for MDIVVKGRKTEVPERFRKHVAEKLKLDKVQKLDGKAISLDVEVSKEPNPRQADRSDRVEITLRSRGPVVRAEAAAADPYAALDLATAKLEARLRKQNDKRHSRRGNGRIPASEVAVTVPDAARLNGHGLTAAEEAAEAVKVPTTRMGSLEIQGEGPVVVREKTHSAAPMALDQALYEMELVGHDFYLFVDAETKQPSVVYRRHAYDYGVIHLNSDAFGEESPGGAGGALGG
- a CDS encoding response regulator; this translates as MGESFGPARGDADGDVCGVGVDEGESARVPRKEPIRVLVVDDHALFRRGLEIVLAQEEDIQVVGEAGDGAEAVDKAADLLPDIVLMDVRMPRRGGIEACTSIKEVAPSAKIIMLTISDEEADLYDAIKAGATGYLLKEISTDEVATAIRAVADGQSQISPSMASKLLTEFKSMIQRTDERRLVPAPRLTDRELEVLKLVATGMNNRDIAKELFISENTVKNHVRNILEKLQLHSRMEAVVYAMREKILEIR
- a CDS encoding winged helix-turn-helix domain-containing protein — protein: MTAVTQRQPTPPPVTTLSADDARRLALRAQGLLGAPDRRAGVRGMLRSLGAVQLDTISVLARSHELVPYARLGAVGRPAIEAAYWSAGPADGSPARPHSFEYWSHAACILPIEEWPHFAFRRRARRAKGHRWHVMKDSARSCAAVLERLTAEGPLTTSQLGGGRKGGEWWDWSETKIAVEWLLDTGEVVCTERRGWKRVYDLAERAVPGPLLHDDLDDTECIRRLVAQAGAAMGVATRADLADYHRLRGEQVAAVIEDTGLVPVTVEGWAKPAWADPEALAAPPRGRHRTTLLSPFDSLIWDRPRTERIFDFTHRLEAYVPKPQRIHGYFAMPLLAGGKLMGRVDPAREGTTLVARQLSLHGPKAVRPMAQALREAATWVDCDAVRIERCDDPRLAAALHTELARTDGQDIPLSHGARQDATG